Below is a window of Corvus cornix cornix isolate S_Up_H32 chromosome 10, ASM73873v5, whole genome shotgun sequence DNA.
TGTTGTAAGATTCCTCTCCTCCGCTGTCACCTTGATAGTCTGTAATAAACCACTTTATCTTGCGTGTGGAGTTTAGAGCAGCTCATTAATCACATCTTCCTTCTGTGCTAGGCATGACCAAAGTGAAAGTTGGGAAAGAAGATTCCTCCTCTGCAGAGTTCCTAGAAAAACGTCGGGCTGCTCTAGAGAGGTACGACCCCACTGGCTGTCCCTGAACTGAGTGAGGGACCTCAGAGAGGTCTGGCAGGTCTGGTCTTCATGGTGGCATCACCAAATTGCCCAGGGAGGTAGGAGAACTGGTGGGTGAATTAGAACAGTGGTTGGCTTTgatttccagctttccagctgctgttctgGAGTAAATACCAAGCTGTGATGTTGCTGTGATGGCTCAGAGCCAGCTTTGCTACAGCCAAAGTAACTCCTGGAGTTGTTTCTCCCACAGGTACCTACGGAGAGTGGTCAGCCATCCAACCATGCTGCAGGACCCGGATGTCAGGGAGTTcttggagaaggaggaggtgaGTGGTGTGGAGTAAGGTGTCCTTGAAGTGCTGAAGGAAGTGGTACTTGAGCAGTTAGTGGGGCAGGCAGCGGGAAGTGGCAGAACCCTCTAAGAGTGGGAATGGGAGTGGGAACTGGTGTTGACtccaggtgcccaccaaagctgctaAACCATCCCCTCCTCTGGAtgggagggagaaaataagcaaaaggCTCATGGGTCAATGTAAGGGCaaggagagatcactcagcaGTTGCCTCATGGGCAAaacagagtcatggaatggctcgggctggaagggactttaaagcctatctcgttccaccccctgccatggacaggaacaccttctgctacaccaggttgctccaaacctcATCCAGTttggcctggaacacttccagggatggagcagccacagcttctctgggcagcctgtgccagggcctccctaccctcacaggaaagtagttcttcccaatatcccatctaatcctgccctctggcagtgggaagccgtTTCCCTTTGTCTGGTACTGCAggcccttgtccccagtccctctccagctctcctggggcccctttaggccctgcaaggggctctgagctctccctggagccttcccttctccaggtgaacacctccagctctcccagcctggctccatctccTATGGCAAAGCAAacttttccattcctttccagCTCCCAAGAGCCGTAGGCACCCAGACCTTGAGTGGAGCAGGAATAATGAAGATGTTCAACAAGGCCACGGATGCTGTCAGTAAAATGACCATCAAGATGAACGAATCGGACATCGTAAGTGTCGGGGCACCtctgggctgtccctgcccttgcTCCGGAGCCCTGTGCTCTCCCCTGCTCCGGCTTTGGGTGCAGAGAAAACCCCACCTGTGGGAATCAGCTCTGGCTTTCCCCGCTGCAGTGGTTCgaggagaagctgcaggaggTGGAGTGCGAGGACCAGCGGCTGCGGAAGCTGCACGCCGTGGTGGAGACGCTGGTGAACCACCGCAAAGGTGAGCGCGGGGACGGCCGCACCTGCGCCGTGCCCGGCGGGACACCAGGGCCACGTGTCCcagggacacttccaaggaGGTGGGACAGTGCTATGAAGGACTCTCTGTGTCTGTCCCTTCCTCCTGAGAGACAGATGTAAAATGGTCACCCCAGTTCTGTCCAGCTCCACAAGCTTGGGGTGGTAGCGTGGAAGGGAACCTGTGTCCTGTGGGATCATAGAATCCCAGGATGGCTTGGGGCtaaagggaccttaaagtccatcTTTTTCCAACCCCTgccgccatgggcagggacaccttccactagcccaaggtgctccaagccccgtccaacctggccttgggcactgccagggatccaggggcagccaccgctgctctgggcatcctgtgccagggtctccccaccctcacagggaacaattccttcccaatatcccatccagccctgccctctggcagtgggaagccattccctgggtcctgtccctccatgccttgtccccagtccctctccagctctcctggagcccctttaggcactggaaggggctctgagctctccctggagccttcttttctccaagctGATCAATCCCaattccctcagcctgtcctcatgGGAATGAAGGCTCTGTAGCAAGCCTGAGCAGAGCTGACCTTATTTATTCCTTCTGAGACATCCTCTGGGagtggaaatgttttccttcctctggaTGTTTTGACTGACTTCTGCAAAGCCCTGCCTGTCCTCCCACTCGGCTGCTCCCCTTCTCCTCGTGGCTGGAAGCTGCTGGCTCGGACTGAGCCAGTGCTGGCTCTTCCAGCTGATATCTCCTGGAGCTGTGGAaaggcagctgcctgggctgatctctgtgctggggagcaCCTGGTGCAGCCAGGCCCATCTCCTGACCCTCATCCCGTtccccagagctggcactgaACACAGCCCAGTTTGCCAAGAGTCTGGCCATGCTGGGAAGCTCGGAGGACAACACGGCCCTATCCCGGGCGTTGTCCCAGCTGGCTGAGGTGGAGGAGAAGATCGAGCAGCTGCACCATGAACAGGCTAACAACGACTTCTTCCTCCTGGCTGAGCTCCTGGGGGACTACATCCGCCTGCTCTCGGTTGTAAGGGTAAGGAGTCCTTTGCTCTTGCTCCTTGTACCCATCTTAGGCTTAGGGATGCCAGGAGATCTTCCAGACTCAAGCACAGGACATGGCAGAGGGCACACAGGGCATGGCCTCTTCAGGCAGAGGGAAAACTTGCTGGTTGTCCAGGTGTGCACTGCTTAGGTTGGAAGATGGTTGTAGGCGaggcctggctgtgctgctgttctccagAGAGGATGAGGAGCAAGTTAATGACCCCAGCCCTTCCAGAGGTGAAGGCTGAAGCTGTGAGCTGGTAACCTGTGATGCAGGTGGTGAAAACAGACCTGCCAAGTGCCTGCTGGGACAGAGCCTGAGTCCTGATGCTCCTGAACTTGGGCATCAAATCCACACAGCCCATCTGGTGCACTGGGAAGAAGCAACCCATGGGAGCAGCGAGTCTGGCAGGCTGACCCCTTCCTGCCCCAAACACACCCTGCCTCAGAGGCCAGAGCACCATATCCTTGGTGCACTGGTCCTTATGGGATGCTCCAGAGCAGGACCCAATGTCTGTTCTGGCTCAGCTTTGGTCCAGGACCCCCAGTGTCCCCTTGTCAGGAGAGCCCCTTGGAGCCGCTTGGTGCAGCGGTAACGCAGAGCTCGActctgcccctcctgccctccagggAGCCTTCGACCAGCGCATGAAGACCTGGCAGCGGTGGCAGGATGCCCAGACCATGCTCCAGAAGAAGAGGGAGATGgaagccaggctgctgtgggcCAACAAACCTGACAAGCTGCAGCAGGCCAAGGATGAGATCTCGGAGGTAGGGAATGGAGCGTGgggtctctgctctgctcctgccctccgTGCTCCAGTGGGGGACCttctgggctggggaaggaaccttctgggctggggaaggaacCTTCTGGGCCAGGGAGCACCTCCTGGGCGGGAGGGACGGGTGTCTTGTGGCCAAGTTGCACCAAGGGCTTAGCCAGCCTTGAGCGAAGCTGCAGGAGGGGCCGCTCGTGGTCCCACCTGCCGTGGCTTCCATGCCAAGGTGGTGAAAAGGGCTGGaagcaccaggctctgctctggtAACACCTCTCCCATGTACAGTCGTGGCTCCAAACCCCCGTGGAGAAGGGGGCAGGagttccttcccctgccccgAAACAGTGCACTTCCTGTCTCCGCAGTGGGAGTCCCGGGTGACACAGTACGAAAGGGACTTTGAGCGCATTTCTGCCGTCATCCGCAAGGAAGTGATACGGTTTGAGGTACGTTTAGGGCAGCCCTCGGCGCCTTGGGGCTGACCGggcctcctgcccctgctcctggcacagcagcatccctAAATCCCAAcctgtgggagctggggcaTCACTGAGGACTTTTGGCTGAGAGGGGGCTTCCCCACAGGGGCTCCGTTAAAAGGAAGGTGGGTGGGCAGAGATCCTCTGTGTCCCTTGTGCTGGTCTCCTCGTGGGACCCCAGGAGGAACAGGAAAATCCCGGTggtttctccttccccctcccaaaaTCTGGAGGGTTTTGGTGGTTGGTCCAGCCTCATGCCCATCTGttgcagagagagaaatctAAGGACTTCAGAAACCACGTCACGAAATACCTTGAGACGTTGTTGAACTCTCAGCAGCAGGTGAGTGGTCCCTGATGTGGTTTTACCTCCAAGTTCAGGCCGAGCTTGTGAACCTCTCAAGCATGACCCcccactgcagctccatccTGAAGGCCCCTgactctctccctctcctccctgcagctggtgaAGTACTGGGAAGCGTTCCTGCCCGAAGCCAAGGCCATTTCTTAATTGGACCGAGCAAACAAAcctgaattttgcctttttttggtttttttttttttttatatacactatacctcctcctcttttccacGTGAGCGACCCCTCGTTCCACATGCTGGAGCTGGTAGAGGTGTCACCCCCAGACGAGCAGCTTGCGAGCCAGTAACTCTTCTAActgtatatttttcatttagcaaCATATATTTTCTTACTGAAGAGAAACTAGTTTCCTGCTTCCAGACCAGACCCGCAGCCAGGGGGTTAATGAGATCTGGCAAATATCTATTTTTCAGGCTGGGTTTTAAGGCTCTAATGAATTATCTTACTCCTGCAGTGCCAttaaaattctgtaataaaacTTCTATCAGGGCAAACAGGCTCTGGGTGTTcggggtgggagcagggaggggtaAGGGCACATCCCGTGGATGGTGAGGGAGGCAGCGGAGCCTCCCCCGTGTTGTGACGGGACAGAGGTGACCTTGGACACTGCTCTGGCCACCTGTCCCGGCTCTTGATTAGGCTTTGgctctctgcctttctcccaGCGGGAGCCGATTTTAGGATCTGAGCTCAGCGGGGTTCTGTAGCAATCCCACTTCGGCGTGTGGTGCTCCTACCCCCCTTACCCGGGCGTGGGTTTGCGCCTTTTCCCCGTCCCCAGCCTGGCGTGGGGATTGTATCAAAACCGATACCCTTCCTGCcgtaaaaaagagaaaaggcagcttGGGCTGACTTCCCACTTTCCTTTCCCCTTATCCCTGTAAGCCGGGTCCCTGCGGCGTCTCCGCTGCCCCCTCCCCCTGTGCTGGCCTGGGGCCGTCCCCGGGCTCTCCGGGGACCGTGACCCCGCCGTGGGCGCCCGGGGCGgtcccgccccgcccgcggcccgcccgccccgggccATGATCGCCGTCTCCATCCCCGCGGCGGAGCCCCCGGCGGCTGCGCGCAGCCCCGAGCGGGCGCACACGGTGAGCGCCGGGGCCGTGCGGGGCTCGGGGTCCCCCCGCCGCGGGGTGCGGGCTCGGCTGCCCCCAGGGACGGGTGGGGGGCGGTGTCTCCCTCTGCCCCGGGCGCTGGAGGTCTCCCCGCTGTCCCCAAGCGTCCCCCGGCTGGCCCGGGAGTGCGGGTCCCCGCCTTCCCCCGGGGGTCCCTGCCGGGGAGGTGTCCCTGGTCTGGGGGTGCCCAGGTTCCCGCGGGGGAGTCAGGCCGTGCTCCCGGGGGGATTTGGTGTCCTGCGTGCTCTGGGAGCGGAGgttgctgcctgtccctgcGGAGTGCTGCCGGCGGCGCACGCTGACCCTCTGCTTTAAAGGGGGTCGCCCCTGCTCCGGGGGTCCCCTCTGGGCCCGGCTGTGCGGGATGATCCTGCCTGCCCCCACCCCCGTGGCTGCGGAGATGGGGGTGTGACGGTGGTTCCCCTTTTCCAGAGGGATTGGGGGGTTCTGCCTCCACCCTGACCCAGGGGGGTGGAGGTCTCTGCCTGTCCCGGGGTGTCCCGGCCGGTGGGAGCACAGACCCGCTACCTTTGGAAGGGGGAGAGGTCCCTGTAGCCCCCATGGTTGGGGGTTCCCTTCCTTCCCCGGGATGCCCCACCTGCCCTGGGACTGGAGGTCCCCTGGTTCCCCCAGGCGACCCTGAAATGTCCCAGCCTCAAGGGTTGGAGGTTCCCAAGTACCCCTGGAGGGTCCCCACTTGCCCCAGGGgtctctgcctgccctgggtCCTTGCCGGGGGCACCCTCTGCCCTTGCAATCGGGAGTGTTCCTGTCCTGCGGGTCCCCTCTCGGCCCGGGGGTGCAGGGTCCTGCCTTGGCCCCGGGGGTCCCCACATCCCGGGAGTGCCTCCACCTGCCCCAGGGGTTGGaggctcctcctgcctgccctgggatCCTGTTCTGGGGTCCTGTCGCTCCCACGGGGTCCCCATCTGCCCGGGAGGGTATCTCCATGTGCGTCAGGAATTGGGGGTCCCCAAGTGTCGCTGGGGAGCCTCACTTGTCCCAGGGGTGGCCCAGGGGCCACCCTCTGTCCCTGATACTGGGGGTGTTCCTCTACCCTGGGAATCCCCTCTGACCCCAGAGGGATACGGGGTCCCTGCATATCCCTGGGTACCCCCATCTGCCCCAGGGTTGTGTGTCCCACATCTGCCCCGGGGGTGGcatgtccccaggtgtccccaaATGTCTGGGAgtggctgtccctgcctgcatccAGGGGATCCTGGGgtgagagagagggaaagacaGCGACCCTCTACCCCTGGAAGGGGTAGGGAAGGGGAATTACTGGCGAGGGTGTCCCCTCTGTTCCCGGGGGTCGTTGTCATACCCCTGTGCCCCCAGGATGGGGATGTGTCCTTCCCCCAGGAGTGCAGGATCCAAGTGCCCCTGAGGGGTCCCTGTCAGAGCTCTCTTTACACCTGGAAGGGCAAGGGCAGGGCGGTCCCTGGCCCACGGGGTCCCCTCTGGCCTCAGGGTGTTGGTGGGTCCCTGTCTGTCTCTGGGTGCCTCCTCTGACGGTGCCTGCTTGCCCTGGATGGTGGAGGGTGTGGGGCTCCTAACATGCCCACCGGGGTGTCCCCACAGCCTCCAAGTGCTTTGGGGATTCCCAGCAGTCCTACCTGCTCCCAGGGGTCCCAGCTATCCAGGTGAGTGAGGAGGCAGGGGGAGAGAAGGGCAGATGGAACCATCTGCCCTGAGGAGGAGAGGTCCTCATGGATCcctttttggggagggggacacAAAGCCCTTGaaggggaggggatgggggtCCCTGGCCCAGGGGGTGATGGGCAGAGGTCCCCACAGGGTTTCTTTTTGGGGTGGCTCCTCTACCTTTCTACTTTGGGGGGTTCCCTGTGGCACTGTGGGCTGGAGATCCCTGTCTGTCCTCAGGGGTCCACCCTTGAAAGCAgggggtgtccctgccctgggggatCCCCACTGGCCCTGGGGAGTGGACTGGGGGGACCTCTGGTCTGGGGGTTCCCTCTGGCCCTGTGGGGAAAGGAGGGgttctcctgccttccccaggagGGATCTGTCCCTAGGTAGGGGGCCTCACCTGCCTTGGGGAAAGATGGGTTGTCTCCCTCTGTCCCACTGGTTTGAGGTCCCCATGTGCGCTTCCTGGTGTCCCTGCATACCCCAAGGTGTTGggggtccctgccagccccgggGTCCCAACTATCTGGCGGGGTTTGGTGGGGGTTGGGATGTCACACCTTGCTGTGTTCCCCTCAGGAGGGGAGAAGGGTGTCCCATCTGCTTTTGGGGCTTGGCCTGGTCCCATAGTACCCCCATTGGCCATAGGGTGTTGGGGGGTCTGCCCTGGAGGTTGGGGGACTCTGCCTGTCCTGGACAAGTGGGGGTGGAGGGTCCCAAGTGTCCTCCCCAGGTGTGTGAGTTAGAGGCTCCTACCTCCCCTGGGAGACTGATGAGGATGGTGAGGGTGGAGAGGATGGTGAGGGCGATGAGGCTGTggctcatgaggatggtgagaaCAACGAGGATGGTGAGGCTGGGGCTGACGACAGGACGCGGTGTCTGTC
It encodes the following:
- the SNX1 gene encoding sorting nexin-1; this translates as MASGGGRGSRSPSPAERRPPPFPEPCGPGAPDSDSEGEDIFTGSSNSPAPKAESPLPVSSSSKENGVHVEQDDQDLFADATVELSLDNTQNNQKKEVAKASNPSPSLDVAASSSRNLSKSYEELEEEEREDKFDLTVGVSDPEKVGDGMNAYVAYKVSTQTSMPMFRSKQFSVKRRFSDFLGLYEKLSEKHAQNGFIVPPPPEKSLIGMTKVKVGKEDSSSAEFLEKRRAALERYLRRVVSHPTMLQDPDVREFLEKEELPRAVGTQTLSGAGIMKMFNKATDAVSKMTIKMNESDIWFEEKLQEVECEDQRLRKLHAVVETLVNHRKELALNTAQFAKSLAMLGSSEDNTALSRALSQLAEVEEKIEQLHHEQANNDFFLLAELLGDYIRLLSVVRGAFDQRMKTWQRWQDAQTMLQKKREMEARLLWANKPDKLQQAKDEISEWESRVTQYERDFERISAVIRKEVIRFEREKSKDFRNHVTKYLETLLNSQQQLVKYWEAFLPEAKAIS